The DNA segment GCAAAACCCGCCTCCCGCCCAACCTGCCTACGTCCTGCATTCGCGCGCCTACCGCGAAACCAGTGCGCTGGTCGACTTCCTGACGCCGCAAGGTCGGCTGCGGGCGGTGTTGCGCAGTGCGCGTGGCAAGGCCGGCACGCTGGCGCGGCCGTTCGTGGCGCTGGACGTCGAGTTTCGCGGCAAGGGGGAGTTGAAGAATGTCGGGCGCATGGAAAGCTCCGGTACGTCGGCGTGGCTCAACGGTGAGGCGTTGTTCAGCGGTCTCTATCTCAACGAACTGCTGATTCGTCTGCTGCCGGCCGAAGATCCGCACCCTGCGGTTTTCGATCACTACGCCGCGACCTTGCTTGCACTGGCTGAGGGGCGGCCGCTGGAACCGTTGCTGCGTTCTTTCGAATGGCGCCTGCTCGACGACCTCGGCTATGGCTTCTCGCTGAACACGGATGTGCACGGCGAACCCATCGCCGAAGACGGCCTCTATCGTCTGCAAGTGGATGCCGGGCTTGAGCGGGTGTTCCTGCTGCAACCCGGCCTGTTCAATGGTGTGGAACTGCTGGCGATGGCCGAAGCCGACTGGTCAGCCACCGGCGCGCTGTCAGCGGCCAAGCGCCTGATGCGTCAGGCATTGGCGGTACATCTGGGCGGTCGACCGCTGGTAAGCCGCGAGCTGTTTCGCAAGCCCTGATATGCTGTGCGCCGAATTCTTCCCTTCAGGAGCGCACTCGTGACCAGCAGCAATCGCATTCTTCTCGGCGTGAACATCGACCACGTTGCCACCCTGCGTCAGGCTCGTGGCACGCGTTACCCGGACCCGGTCAAGGCAGCGCTTGACGCGGAAGAGGCGGGCGCCGATGGCATCACCGTGCACCTGCGCGAAGACCGCCGTCACATCCAGGAGCGCGACGTCCTGCTGCTCAAGGAGGTGCTGCAGACGCGAATGAATTTCGAAATGGGCGTCACCGAAGAAATGATGGCGTTCGCCGAGCGCATTCGCCCGGCGCACATCTGTCTGGTGCCGGAGACGCGCCAGGAACTGACCACTGAAGGTGGCCTCGATGTAGCGGGACAGGAAGAGCGCATCAGGGCAGCGGTTGAGCGGCTGTCGAAGATCGGCAGCGAAGTGTCGCTGTTTATCGATGCGGATGAGCGGCAGATTGCAGCCTCCAAACGCGTCGGCGCCCCCGCGATCGAACTGCACACCGGGCGTTACGCCGACGCCGAAACTCCGACGCAAGTGGCTGAAGAGCTCAAGCGTGTCGCCGATGGCGTGGCGTTCGGGCTGGCGCAAGGCCTGATCGTCAACGCCGGGCATGGCCTGCATTACCACAACGTCGAAGCGGTGGCGGCGATCAAAGGCATCAACGAACTGAACATCGGCCATGCGCTGGTGGCGCATGCGTTGTTTGTCGGGTTCAAGTCTGCTGTCTCGGAGATGAAAGCGCTGATCCTGGCTGCCGCCAGGCACTAAAGGACACCGCAATCCCCTGTAGGAGTGAGCCTGCTCGCGATAGCGGTGTGTCAAACGTCATCACATTGGCTGACACACCGCTATCGCGAGCAGGCTCACTCCTACAATTGATTTGGGTGTTGGTTAAAGCGGGGCTGGCTCTTGCGCCGGTTTCGACTTGTCTATGCCGGGCACATGCAGATTACCCTCGGCCACCTGATCGCCTTCAAGCTGCGGTTGGGTCACCCAGGTGAGGATGTCGTAGTAGCGACGGATGTTCGCCACGAAATGCACCGGCTCGCCCCCGCGGGCGTAGCCATAACGGGTCTTGCTGTACCACTGCTTCTGCGACAGGCGCGGCAGGATCTTCTTCACGTCCAGCCACTTGTCCGGGTTCAACCCTTCCTTGGCGGTCAGTTTGCGTGCGTCGTCGAGGTGGCCGCTGCCGACGTTATACGCCGCCAGCGCGAACCAGGTGCGGTCCGGCTCCTTGATCGAATCGTCGAGCTGATCCTTCATGTAAGCCAGGTACTTGGCGCCGCCCATGATGCTTTGCTTGGGGTCGAGACGGTTGGACACGCCCATCGCCTGCGCAGTGTTCTGGGTCAACATCATCAAGCCGCGCACGCCGGTTTTCGAGGTGACGGTCGGCTGCCACAGCGATTCCTGATAACCGATCGCCGCGAGCAAGCGCCAGTCGACTTTTTCTTTCTTCGCGTAATTCTTGAAGTGCTGTTCGTACTTCGGCAGACGCTGCTGCAAGTGCTGGGCGAAGGTTGTGGCGCCCATGTAGCCGAGCACGTCGACGTGGCCGTAATAACGATCCTTCAGCCGTTGCAAGGTGCCGTTTTTCTGCACCTTGTCGAGGTAGGCGTTGATTTCGTTGAGCAGGCTGTTGTCTTCGCCCGGCCCTACCGCCCAGCTCTGGCTGCGCGCATCGCCAAGGTCGAAAGCCACACGAATGTTGGTGAAGTACACCTGGTTCATCGCCACTTCGTTGGAATCGACCAGGGTCAGATCGATCTGCCCTTCATCGACCATGCGCAACAAATCGACTACCTCGACGGCGTCAGATTCTTCGTACTCAATGGCGGGAAATTTCTGTTTCAGCTCGGCCAGTTGTTCGGCGTGGGTGCTGCCCTTGAGCACCATGATCTTCTTGCCGACCAGATCACCAGGATCGGTCGGCCGCGACTGGCCGTTGCGATAGATGATCTGCGGGGTGACTTCAAGGTAGGAGTGGGAAAACCGCACCTGTTTTTTGCGTTCATCGCTGCTGACCAGACCGGCCGCGGCGAGCACCGGGCCATTGGGCTTGCCTATCTGGTTGAACAGGTCATCGAGGTTGTCGGCGGTCTCGATCTTCAGCTCGACCCCCAAATCGTCGGCAAAGCGCTTCACCAGCTCGTATTCGAAGCCGGTTTCACCGCTGCGATCCTGAAAGTAGGTGGCGGGGCTGTTACGGGTGATTACCCGCAGCACACCATCCTCCTTTACGCGCTCGAGGGTGTTGGGTTTATCAACACAGCCACTGAGCATCAGGAAGAGTCCGGTTGCGATCAGCCATTTGGCGTACCGCGGACGCAAAGCCGTTGGAAAAAACATCTGCGCAGTATACGCAAACGGCCACGGGCGCCATATCTCGACAGCGCGCGAGGAGTCTGCTAAAGGTCACAAAATCGAACGAAACCCCATGAAAACGGGCGGATCAGGCTTTTTGTTGCAGTAAAAATAAGCGGTTGTTACAAGGGTGATTTACCTGACCCTGGAGGCAGAAACACAGAAGGGCAGGCGAATGCAACCGCGCGTAGCGTTTCGGGTGATGTTGAGGGCGGTTTAGGCTAGAATGCACGGCCTCAAAGCACACCCCTTCCCGAGGCTGTCCCGAAGATGTTGATCCTGCGCGGCGCTCCTGCCCTTTCTGCCTTTCGCCACAGCAAACTCCTTGAGCAACTGAGCCAGAAGGTTCCAGCTGTCAGTGGCCTGTATGCTGAATTCGCTCACTTCGCCGAAGTCACCGGCGTCCTGACCGGCGACGAACAGCAGGTGCTTGCGCGCCTTCTGAAGTACGGTCCAAGCGTTCCGGTTCAAGAGCCGACCGGCCGTCTGTTTCTGGTGTTGCCGCGTTTCGGCACCATCTCGCCCTGGTCGAGCAAGGCCAGCGACATCGCTCGCAACTGCGGCCTGAGCAAGATCCAGCGTCTGGAGCGCGGTATCGCCTTCTACGTGGCTGGCCAGTTCAGCGAAGCCGAAGCGCAGTTGATCTCGGACGCCCTGCATGACCGCATGACCCAGATCGTGCTGGCCAACCTCGAACAGGCTGCCGGTCTGTTCAGCCACGCCGAGCCGAAGCCGCTGACCGCGATCGACATCCTCGGTGGCGGCCGCGCCGCGCTGGAAAAGGCCAACACCGAGCTGGGCCTGGCCCTGGCCGAAGACGAGATCGACTATCTGGTCAACGCCTTCAACGGTTTGAAGCGCAACCCGCACGACATCGAACTGATGATGTTCGCTCAGGCCAACTCCGAACACTGCCGCCACAAGATTTTCAACGCCAGTTGGGACATCGACGGCCAGAGCCAGGAAAAAAGTCTGTTCGGCATGATCAAGAACACCTACGTGATGCACAGCGAAGGCGTTCTGTCGGCTTATAAGGACAACGCCTCGGTGATCGTCGGCAACGTCGCCGGCCGCTTCTTCCCGAACCCTGAAACCCGCCAGTACGGCGCGGTGCAGGAGCCGGTGCACATTCTGATGAAGGTTGAAACCCACAACCACCCGACTGCGATCGCTCCGTTCCCGGGCGCATCGACCGGCTCCGGCGGCGAGATCCGTGACGAAGGCGCTACCGGTCGTGGCGCCAAGCCAAAGGCCGGCCTGACCGGTTTCACCGTATCCAACCTGCAAATCCCCGGCTTCGAACAGCCATGGGAAGTGCCGTACGGCAAGCCTGAGCGCATCGTTACCGCGCTGGACATCATGATCGAAGGCCCGCTCGGCGGCGCTGCGTTCAACAACGAATTCGGTCGTCCGGCACTGACTGGCTACTTCCGTACCTTCGAACAATCGATCACGACCCCGCACGGTGATGAAGTGCGCGGTTACCACAAGCCGATCATGCTCGCCGGCGGCATGGGCAATATCCGCGAAGAACACGTCAAGAAAGGCGAGATCGTTGTCGGCTCCAAGCTGATCGTGCTCGGGGGCCCGGCGATGCTCATCGGCCTGGGCGGCGGCGCAGCGTCCTCGATGGCCACCGGCACCAGCTCGGCGGATCTCGACTTCGCTTCCGTACAGCGTGAAAACCCTGAAATGGAGCGTCGCTGCCAGGAAGTCATCGACCGTTGCTGGCAACTCGGTGACAAGAACCCGATCAGCTTCATCCACGACGTCGGTGCGGGCGGTCTGTCCAACGCCTTCCCGGAACTGGTCAATGACGGCGACCGCGGTGGCCGTTTCGAACTGCGCAACATCCCAAATGACGAGCCGGGCATGGCCCCGCACGAAATCTGGTCCAACGAATCCCAGGAACGTTACGTCCTGGCGGTCGGCCCGGCTGATTTCGAGCGTTTCAAGGCGATCTGCGAACGCGAGCGTTGCCCGTTTGCCGTGGTCGGTGAAGCCACTGCCGAACCGCAACTGACCGTGACCGACAGCCACTTCGGCAACAACCCGGTGGACATGCCCCTGGAGGTGTTGCTGGGCAAGGCCCCGCGCATGCACCGTTCGGTGGTTCGCGAAGCTGAATTGGGCGATGACTTCGATCCGTCGAACCTCGACATCACCGAGTCCATCGAACGCGTTCTGCATCACCCGGCCGTGGCGAGCAAGAGCTTCCTGATCACCATCGGCGACCGCACCATTACCGGCCTCGTGGCCCGTGACCAGATGGTTGGCCCATGGCAGGTGCCGGTGGCCGACGTTGCCGTCACTGCCACCAGTTTCGACGTCTACACCGGTGAAGCCATGGCGATGGGCGAGCGCACGCCGCTGGCTCTGCTGGACGCCCCGGCATCCGGCCGCATGGCCATCGGTGAAACCATCACCAACATTGCCGCTTCGCGCATCAACAAGCTTTCCGACATCAAACTGTCGGCGAACTGGATGTCGGCAGCCGGCCACCCGGGCGAAGACGCGCGTCTGTACGACACCGTGAAAGCGGTCGGTATGGAACTGTGCCCTGAGCTGGGCATCACCATTCCGGTGGGCAAGGACTCGATGTCCATGGCCACGCGCTGGAACGATAACGGCGAAGACAAGACCGTGACCTCGCCGATGTCGCTGATCGTGACCGGTTTCGCGCCAGTGGCTGACATCCGTCAGACCCTGACCCCTGAACTGCGCATGGACAAGGGCACCACCGACCTGATCCTGATCGACCTCGGTCGCGGGCAGAACCGTATGGGTGCGTCGATACTTGCGCAGGTCCACGGCAAACTGGGCAAACACGCCCCGGATGTCGATGATGCCGAAGACCTGAAAGCCTTCTTTGCGGTGATCCAGGGCTTGAACGCCGACGGTCACCTGCTGGCGTACCACGACCGTTCCGACGGCGGTCTGCTGACCTCCGTGGTGGAAATGGCCTTCGCCGGCCACTGCGGTCTGAGCCTGAACCTGGACAGCGTTGCCGAATCCGCCGCGGAAATCGCCGGCATTCTGTTCAACGAAGAACTCGGTGCGGTGATCCAGGTTCGTCAGGACGCCACCCCGGACATCCTCGCGCAATTCAGCGCTGCGGGCCTTGGCGACTGCGTGTCGGTGATCGGCCAGCCGATCAACAACGGCCAGATCAACATCACCTTCAACGGTGACACCGTGTTCGAAGGCCAGCGCCGTCTGCTGCAGCGTCAGTGGGCCGAGACCAGCTACCAGATCCAGCGTCTGCGCGACAACGCCGAGTGCGCCGAGCAGGAATTCGATGTGCTGCTGGAAGAAGACAATCCGGGCCTGAGCGTCAAGCTCAGCTACGACGTCAACCAGGACATCGCCGCGCCGTACATCAAGAAGGGCATTCGTCCACAGGTGGCCGTGCTGCGTGAGCAGGGCGTCAACGGTCAGGTGGAAATGGCCGCAGCGTTCGACCGCGCCGGTTTCAGCGCGATCGACGTGCACATGAGCGACATTCTCGCCGGCCGTGTCGACCTCAACGAGTTCAAAGGTCTGGTGGCCT comes from the Pseudomonas granadensis genome and includes:
- the recO gene encoding DNA repair protein RecO, with amino-acid sequence MSQNPPPAQPAYVLHSRAYRETSALVDFLTPQGRLRAVLRSARGKAGTLARPFVALDVEFRGKGELKNVGRMESSGTSAWLNGEALFSGLYLNELLIRLLPAEDPHPAVFDHYAATLLALAEGRPLEPLLRSFEWRLLDDLGYGFSLNTDVHGEPIAEDGLYRLQVDAGLERVFLLQPGLFNGVELLAMAEADWSATGALSAAKRLMRQALAVHLGGRPLVSRELFRKP
- the pdxJ gene encoding pyridoxine 5'-phosphate synthase — its product is MTSSNRILLGVNIDHVATLRQARGTRYPDPVKAALDAEEAGADGITVHLREDRRHIQERDVLLLKEVLQTRMNFEMGVTEEMMAFAERIRPAHICLVPETRQELTTEGGLDVAGQEERIRAAVERLSKIGSEVSLFIDADERQIAASKRVGAPAIELHTGRYADAETPTQVAEELKRVADGVAFGLAQGLIVNAGHGLHYHNVEAVAAIKGINELNIGHALVAHALFVGFKSAVSEMKALILAAARH
- the mltF gene encoding membrane-bound lytic murein transglycosylase MltF — its product is MFFPTALRPRYAKWLIATGLFLMLSGCVDKPNTLERVKEDGVLRVITRNSPATYFQDRSGETGFEYELVKRFADDLGVELKIETADNLDDLFNQIGKPNGPVLAAAGLVSSDERKKQVRFSHSYLEVTPQIIYRNGQSRPTDPGDLVGKKIMVLKGSTHAEQLAELKQKFPAIEYEESDAVEVVDLLRMVDEGQIDLTLVDSNEVAMNQVYFTNIRVAFDLGDARSQSWAVGPGEDNSLLNEINAYLDKVQKNGTLQRLKDRYYGHVDVLGYMGATTFAQHLQQRLPKYEQHFKNYAKKEKVDWRLLAAIGYQESLWQPTVTSKTGVRGLMMLTQNTAQAMGVSNRLDPKQSIMGGAKYLAYMKDQLDDSIKEPDRTWFALAAYNVGSGHLDDARKLTAKEGLNPDKWLDVKKILPRLSQKQWYSKTRYGYARGGEPVHFVANIRRYYDILTWVTQPQLEGDQVAEGNLHVPGIDKSKPAQEPAPL
- the purL gene encoding phosphoribosylformylglycinamidine synthase is translated as MLILRGAPALSAFRHSKLLEQLSQKVPAVSGLYAEFAHFAEVTGVLTGDEQQVLARLLKYGPSVPVQEPTGRLFLVLPRFGTISPWSSKASDIARNCGLSKIQRLERGIAFYVAGQFSEAEAQLISDALHDRMTQIVLANLEQAAGLFSHAEPKPLTAIDILGGGRAALEKANTELGLALAEDEIDYLVNAFNGLKRNPHDIELMMFAQANSEHCRHKIFNASWDIDGQSQEKSLFGMIKNTYVMHSEGVLSAYKDNASVIVGNVAGRFFPNPETRQYGAVQEPVHILMKVETHNHPTAIAPFPGASTGSGGEIRDEGATGRGAKPKAGLTGFTVSNLQIPGFEQPWEVPYGKPERIVTALDIMIEGPLGGAAFNNEFGRPALTGYFRTFEQSITTPHGDEVRGYHKPIMLAGGMGNIREEHVKKGEIVVGSKLIVLGGPAMLIGLGGGAASSMATGTSSADLDFASVQRENPEMERRCQEVIDRCWQLGDKNPISFIHDVGAGGLSNAFPELVNDGDRGGRFELRNIPNDEPGMAPHEIWSNESQERYVLAVGPADFERFKAICERERCPFAVVGEATAEPQLTVTDSHFGNNPVDMPLEVLLGKAPRMHRSVVREAELGDDFDPSNLDITESIERVLHHPAVASKSFLITIGDRTITGLVARDQMVGPWQVPVADVAVTATSFDVYTGEAMAMGERTPLALLDAPASGRMAIGETITNIAASRINKLSDIKLSANWMSAAGHPGEDARLYDTVKAVGMELCPELGITIPVGKDSMSMATRWNDNGEDKTVTSPMSLIVTGFAPVADIRQTLTPELRMDKGTTDLILIDLGRGQNRMGASILAQVHGKLGKHAPDVDDAEDLKAFFAVIQGLNADGHLLAYHDRSDGGLLTSVVEMAFAGHCGLSLNLDSVAESAAEIAGILFNEELGAVIQVRQDATPDILAQFSAAGLGDCVSVIGQPINNGQINITFNGDTVFEGQRRLLQRQWAETSYQIQRLRDNAECAEQEFDVLLEEDNPGLSVKLSYDVNQDIAAPYIKKGIRPQVAVLREQGVNGQVEMAAAFDRAGFSAIDVHMSDILAGRVDLNEFKGLVACGGFSYGDVLGAGEGWAKSALFNSRARDAFQGFFERNDSFTLGVCNGCQMMSNLHELIPGSEFWPHFVRNRSEQFEARVAMVQIQESNSIFLQGMAGSRMPIAIAHGEGHAEFASEEALLEADLSGCVAMRFVDNHGKVTEAYPANPNGSPRGITGLTSRDGRVTIMMPHPERVFRAVQNSWRSEDWNEDAPWMRMFRNARVWVN